TGTTGTCCTTGAGCCAAGCTGCTCGCCACGTTAGCAATCGGGCGGACTCAATTCGCAGCGACATATCTGCAATCTTCATTTGAATAGCTTGAAGCTTGGAAATCGGCTTACCGAATGCAATTCGCTTGGTTGCATAGTCCACCGCACATTCCAAGGAAGCTTGAGCAATTCCTAAAGCTTGAGCTGCTATCCCTATGCGCCCGCTGTCCAATCCTTGCATGGCGATCTTGAATCCGTACCCTGGTTCTCCCAACAAATTTTCTTTGGGTATCTCGCAATCTTCGAAAATCAATTGACAAACTGATGACCCTCTTAATCCCATTTTGTCTTCCTTTTTCCCACGGCTAATTCCTTTCGAGTCCATTGGTACTATGAACGTCGAGATGCCTTTGTGTTTCAAACTTTTGTCGGTTGTTGCAAATAGGATAGCATTACCTGCTTCATAACCGCCAGATATCCAACATTTGGTTCCATTAATCACCCAACGGTCACCTTTCAACGTGGCAGTGGTCGACGCTGCTCCAGCATCCGATCCATTCCCTGGTTCAGATAATGCAAAACATCCAAATTTCTTGCCATCCGTATAGCCGGGAATAAATTGCTGTTTCTGCTCCTCTGTGCCGAACTTTTCCAATAGTCCCAGATAGAGCGTGTTGTGAATAGACATCGTTCCTCCAATCACTGGCGATCCACGCGAGATCTCCTCTATTGCGATGGCATACGCTTGATAGTCTAGACCGGTTCCACCGTACTTCTCACTGAGCACAATCGACATCAATCCCAGATCCCCTGCCATGGCAACTTGTTTCGCAGGGTAGAACTGTTCGCGATCAACCTGGGCAGCAATTGGCACCAATTCAGCATCGGTAAAATCTCTGCATGTCTTCTGGAGCATCTGGTGAGTTTCGGATAGCGCTGTTAGACACGCGATTGATCTGTTGTTGATGGTCGTCCATGATCTTGAACCTGCTGATGATAAACAAAAAATGTCGCTAAAATCATTAGAGTATCATTTAACGCTTACCCAGTCGAGTAACCAATCTAGTGCAATGCATTCTATTAAGTGATTAAAAGCAGCAGCTAATCAGACGCAATTCGTCTTATCGGTGTAAAAATAGCGACTGAGTCGAGTAAGTACATATGTTTCAAACAAACTGTTCTCTGCTCCTCGGACAGTTGAACTGTGTGACTTTGCATATGAATGAACCTCCGAGCCGCGCTGAGGCGTCTGCGAATCTCATTCACCAACATTGATTGAGGAAGGTTTTTTCACGCGTAAAAACGCCACATGTAGTGGGCtttattgaaggaattactTCATGGTTGTGATGGTGTATGAATGCGAAtgtgaatgaaaaaaataatcattaatAATTATTGCGCTCAGTTGAATGCTGGAAGTATCTACATGAGTTCAGTTAGTTTATTTCCAAATATTATGCATTGAATCAGATATAACTACTAAATGAGACAGCAGGATATGATATTGTTGACCATAAATAAAATATCTGTTTAGACTGTATATTGTATATTTTTGTCTACGTTCGAATAAATGTTTGATCACAGTGGATGGTATATCTTAAAAGTAGGTTTGTTATGCATATCAACTTATATGATTCTACTCGAAGAGCTGAATGAAAACGAAAAGCTACACAAGCGACACCAAATGTATATATATTacccctattcttgtttacggatgAACGGAGCATTCGAACGAATCTGATTCGTTCGAACGGTTTCCCTAtctgattttgctggcgtaaacgagaatgcgcatcaactttcgttcgaaagctgGTTCAAACGAAAACACGAATACGGGTGTATATTTTTTCTGTATACTTATAATATAACTTTACATTTTTCTCGCACTTTACGTCAATCAATTTTCaactttatttcattttgaatttcataaAGGCATTTTAATAACGCCACCCCATACTATACCATGAAGGATTTTGATGATGTCACCACCATGCTAAAAGATTGATGTGTGTACTGTACACAAAAAAAAGATAATGGCAATTCGGTCAGTAATTATATAatcatttgttttactttttattatCATTCATTGCCAAAACATTAAGCGATGGGTTATTGCTCGTTTATATACCTGAGATACGACTGAAATGCTGCCTAATAGTTCTTTTATTTTAAGGCTTGGCATTCACGTCTATTTACTAAATTACGATAGAATAAATCGACCATGCAATACACTGCGAATTTGTTTATATCATGTCTGAAGGCTATAGCCAATATCAATCTGTTGCTACTTTTGAATGAAGTGATAACCCTAATTACATAACGAACAGAACTGATTCGTGTCTACTTTTTACAATGCATATGAATTCTATGATCAAAAGATCTACTACGCGGACAATTCTTTTATAACTTGGCCCGCAATGACCAGCCGTTGAATCTCCGACGTGCCTTCATATATTTCCGTAATCCTCGCATCACGATAATGGCGCTCGGCTGGCATATCCGACACGTAGCCCATTCCTCCTAAAATCTGAATGCACTGATGAGCACAGAAGGTGGCGGCTTCCGAGGCTGCCAATTTTCCCATAGCTGCTTCCTTGGTAAACGGCTTCTTGTTATCCTTCAGCCAGGCCGCACGCCACGTGAGTAAACGGGCCGATTCGAGATTTAGTGACATGTCAGCGATCTTTTGCTGAATGGCTTGAAGTTTCGAGATAGGCTTACCAAACGCGATTCGTTTGTTGGCATAATCGACAGCACATTCCAGAGACGCTTGGGCAATTCCCAGGGCCTGACTAGCGATACCGATACGGCCGGAATCCAGGGTTTGCATGGCAATTTTGAACCCAAATCCTGGCTCCCCAAGCagattttccttgggaatttcgcAGTCTTCGAAGATAAGTTGGGCTGTTGAAGATCCCCGAATCCCTAGTTTGTCTTCTTTCTTACCAAGGGTGAAACCAGGAGTGCCCTTCGGAACAATAAATGCGGATATTCCTTTATGTTTGAGACTTTTGTCGGTGGTGGCAAAGACTACAGCACTCTCCGCTTCATAAGCGTTCGTGATCCAACACTTCGTTCCGTTGAGCACCCACCGATCTGATTTCAATGAAGCTACTGTAGACGCGGCTCCTGCATCCGATCCGTTACCCGGCTCAGACAGTGCAAAACATCCCACCTTTTTTCCATCGGTATATCCAGCCACATATTTCTGCTTCTGTTCCTCGTTTCCGAAGTAATCGATCGGTCCAAGATACAGGGAGTTATTCACCGACATAATTACGCCAGCCGATGCGCATCCTCGAGAGATTTCCTCCAACGCAATCGCATACGCCAGATAGTCCAATCCGGTTCCTCCGTATTTCTCATTAACGGCGATCGCCATCAATCCCAGCTCACCCATTTTCTCGACTTGCTCGCCCGGGTACAGGTGCTCCCGATCGATCTTTGCCGCGATTGGAACTAGCTCATTATCGGCAAAATCGCGACAAGTTTTCTGCAGCATCTGGTGCGTCTCCGAGAGCCCCGATAGGCTCGCGATTGATCGTTTGCTCCATAAGTTCAGTCCTGCACAGGCGATCGAACGTGCAAAGGTTAATTGAATGATTGCGGGTGTGCTAACTTGTTGATCATGATTGAAGATAATTTACCTAATTTGGCTGTATTCCTGAGAGTGAACATTATATAATTATCCAAGAAGTATCACAACTGGTAACGTGGTATTATTGAAAGAAAAATCTTCTAATTGAAAaaccaaaatgcaaaaaaaaatcactgataTAAGGAACTGTAACTTTTAGCTTGTCTCTCCACCGGTGCACGACAGACAGTGCGATATAAGGAAGGCAGAAGGGTGATTATTGCCTTGCAATTGTATAGGGCATTCGTCGCAGAGTAGTTTATTCTGTTTCTTCGACTCGTTCGTACAAATCTCACATGTACAAATCTATACATCCAATTTGTTTCGAGTGGAAGGGATACATGGGATAAATCGAATAGGTGAACAAGAAGTGAGCAAATTTAATTGAGTtgatgagtagtgagatgttcAAAATGgaagttaaatttaattttaattgatttttcacaaatattttattttattatatcaaTTTAATTAAGTATTGCGCAAACAAGTATgtttcatatatttttaatttattttaggattttttttattattctattTATTTTTGTCAAATATTTGTCCTAGTTATCAGTCACAGTCATATCAGTGTAGATGTCTGACTGTGTTTTGCGTATATTTAACTTTTAATCAAAAAAATGTGGCTCTGATAGTCTAATCAGTAAAAGGCACGGCCTTACCGAGTAGAAGGCGGCgatctataaaaaaaactgcgCAAAGCTCGTAGCGAAGTAAGGGGATTGTTGTCCTTCAGACTTCAGCTCAATTTTTGTATAGTACGGCTTCAAGTCCCGCATTGATTGTATACAGAGCCGTAGCGTAGagtcccagcgcccttggcgaaaccatcGTAGGGCGCCCTTCACTTACTAAGAGAAAAAGCCCAAATTTTACATTCAGGGGCTGAATAATCGGGGTTCAGGCGAATCGAACCAAGTGCCAATGGAAAATTAACCATTGGACAAATTTTCGTCTAGCAGCggctctcaacctttttgttgaAGGGTACACCCCTTGAAACCTTGACATTGCTTGAGGCACCTACTAGGATTTTTTGCTGAGAATTCATATCTTTGTCATAATTCTATTTAACCGTTTGAAAACGTGAAAATGTATCCGGTAACTGACAGAGAAGATTGACTATTGGATTTTCATTTGGGTTCTGTTCGTTGACTGGATATTGTCTCAGAAGCTTTCctccaaaatatttttgaacagaTCCCGTGGGAATGCTTGAAAAGACACATTTTCACGCTATTTTGTTCAAAAGATTGTGGTTCCTTTTAATTTATCTTTCCTTTTCGTCATTTTCtagatttcttaatttttttaatgaaattgtacaaaaaatctCTAACGGGACAGAGCTCTttcctggagttcctcgagAATTTTTGAAGTGAATGCACTGAAGTCGCTGCAGATATATGTTTGACTGAGTATCTACGGGTTTCTCGAGTTTCACTTGAAATAACCTCCCGAAGGGATTTATCCAAAGATTCAGCCAAAGAATTATCAAACATGTTTCCATGCATTCGTCAATAAATTCGATAAGATAGTTCTTTTGAAGCCTCTTAGGAAGGAtgcattaattacgtaacgcaaaaattgggaatttttcgacctccccccccccccattgacgaactttttgtatgaggcatatgaaaattttgtatggatcgtcacacttcgcctaACACCACCCCCTCTCCCTCTGagagttacgtaatttgtggatgctcCCTTATTCAGAGTGTTTTATGCACTTTGCAAAGTAAATTACTTTAGATTTTGTTACATGAATTATCTGAATGTTCAATCAAGAAGTTTCACGAAGCGTGACCTAGTCAAGTAGCAAAACCCATTATATTCTTATGTGCCACCAACTATATAAATAGAACATTCCCGATTACTTTTGTAAATTATGATGGAACGCATCGGTTTTGTTTGATAATTGTTGAAGAAGCGTAAATCATCAAGCTGGTATAGTCTTGATTCGCTGATTTGGATATTGATAGACGAATCACTATATGATTAGGCCAGCGCTGTTTGGGCCACAACCTGACTAAAAACACTTCCATATCGAAATgcaataatttagaaaattatccCTGGATATCATTTCTGAGGTTTTCATCGTACACGTCTAGTCCAAATGTCTGCCATTTGACTCAAATGAAAACATAATACATAGGCTAGATGtgccagttgtggctatagcaccagttgtcgcactataGTGCTTTGTATgcgaaatggccaatcaaatcaccacaaaacaagttcagttcgataaagcatattcatatgatacgataacacctttgatctcctccaaaataagcaaagcataattgtaaaaactcaaaggtgcagcccaatcgggttgtacgcaaaggtgacgttgaactacgtaggtGTATTTAATATACAGGtattcgacttttctgttcgatgaggccaaagcaagcgttttcaagccaagggtgaatctgttttcgttatttatcctgtgctcctgagattgaatgAGCAATACAAACcctggtgatgtatataattttaaaCCAACTTTTGAAAACGATGATagaaattgaattttcaaataatcgaggatgaacaacactctcaagcgatcacatatccaaattatcaattgataaaaactcgctagagagtaagaatcgttcgataattgtatttCTATTCGAAGTATTGGTAAAtactacttttgaacttatttttttatataacaccgaaacacaatgccaaacatccgattgaactacAATGTTTACATTAAATTGGTCACAACCGACCCAAACTGGAACAGTGGCTAAGCACCCGCCACTAAGTCAGTCTAAATCCccggtggctcattacagaaaagcccATCGTGCACACTcagttttatttctgcagctcggcaaaatccgcacagccgtgcgccagcaaaataaaaactgatattccggcaaaatggcgtttgttagctgattttcggcaaattatttgctgatttccagcaattttgacagaaatctcggcaaaaacatgtttgctggggcacggctgtgcaaatcttggtaaaagttgaccatattgctgagatcccggtaaaaaaaattaagtgtgtggaAGCTGAGatgtcaacggcgtttggtgcTCATTCTATGGACGaagtcagagtagacgcgacaatGTAGTTtgcagggacagaaaaagtcagttcaactacactcaaacagctgacatccaacacacaatcaagtcgttagtccttcccgaatttgaatgtgcgaatgaataggacggcatgtgcacgaacagcagcaagcgtcgactctcggtgtcagcgttgttttgtgcggtgtcaaaataaATCTTCAGCTTGacacattgatattcaatttgaaatctcaaaatatgaatatcatttcatactgcggtgcatggattcaacattttgaagtcagattcctgaaatatatgcatctgtttagtatataaagtaaaataatcatcatttatcggtgcaaattaaccgcaattcaaaatattcatttcagccccggtagatattcattttttgcgctcgattatcaatcggctattgaagatcgggcggtaaatttggtatggaagtttgacagcatgctgcgagatgttcgtgcctgcatcgccgagcgtctgatcaaaacaaacacgaatctaTGACGAAGCTCCCTACTGAGCATctatgcaactgatagtaaaacgaagatttccgtccttgagtttgacagtttattgaaaataattattattccttgcGTTTACACTGGCAGACACCTaagaatcagcaaaaacgagccggAGAAAGTTCTCcagaacgcatccactgcagcagcaATGAAGATTCTAAGCCCCCCTATTGGCATACATAGGCGTAAGCGAGAAGCTGCCGCCAAACGCCCCAAGCTTTCTAAAGAAAACGCGCGTGTAGGTttagcagaaacgaactgcaccagctaaaagccttgtaagttgcattaatttgatgTTTATGCTGGCTTGAGATATCCAGTTAGCTAtgcgaacaaaggcgcagaatccggagatAGCGAGATCGAATCTTGATCCGATCTAGGATATttttgggtgggaaacattctcgacaccctgggcatagtgtatccattgacttggccacacaagatacatactaatgcaaagGCAGGCATTGGCAAAGCTTTTGCTAAATAAcgaaagaaatgctaatagattactaagttgaaaggcAGGGCAAgtaccagttggaatgtagtgctatggaagaagaagcttgcgatgcacttacaaGTTTGACTGATTCATCGAAATCGATTGCTAAAatgttagcaagttttcaatagtaaataatcATACATAAAAACTGTAAAACTGTAAAACTGGGCCGCGTAAATCAAAACAAAGTGAAAAACCGCGTAATTACCAAAATATGTCTGATAAAACCACGGAAATCCCGAAAtttgagtgaaaaaaaatctcataaaaAGTGATTCGTGTAAaacaaaccgcgtaaaaaacgatttcagtgtacatcgggtaagaagcgttgactcttccttgatcgaatggttaagaaaattgaaaatctatcGAGAAacagctgagatattaacgatcacagtctatcatattttcgtgacgtttttcgattttttgcaatcgtaaagtgtaccccaatatagaaaagacagacgtagttctacgtcaaaattggttttgcctaatttttaacgtcctttgcatcagttgtcgcactagtggtcccaatttggccaatcccataaaaaaacaatggggccctccttagccgtgcggtaagacgcgcggctacaaagcaagaccatgctgagggtggctgggttcgattcccggtgccggtctaggcaattttcggattggaaattgtctcgacttccatgggcataaaagtatcatcatgttagcctcatgatatacgaatgcaaaaatggtaacctggcttagaaacctcgcaggtaataactgtggaagtgcttaatgaacactaagctgcgaggcggctatgtcccagtgtggggatgtaatgccaataagaagaagatttgccaaataaggaaccaaaattaggaatagtgccacaactggtgcatgagctcctattatggattaatcaattttgagaattataacaaattttattatggttttcacagctgttctaaggaagttaaacctttcgcttgatatataaagtcaaCCTGCATGCCTATTGcttatttgagaaaaaaaaaagttgatgtTATGTATgacgacaattggtacacccaccctacatAAATTAGTTAGGTGGAGATTGTGGCCCAAACAGAGAATCACGACTATAGTAGAACTTTTTCTAGTAGCCAAACTAGAAGGGGAAGCGGGGGCAACGACTTGTTTATCCCATATTGACgaatttttcttattattttccaTGCTACATCATGCTCTCCGAGCTATTTTaaatcatgaaataactttttaACAGCTAGATTCTAGCAAAATTCTGCGCGCCTTCTCAAAATGCAAGTTTAATGTAATTTCAGCACTGGCTGAAATGCCATGAAGACTCTAAATTAGTAGCTCCGCACCAAAATATCGTTTACATTATTTATATTGCTTATCATGAAGCGATACTGGTTGatgtaaaataattttgaactttttttctgAGTTTGGGTgtgatttgaaaaacatgtaacTATGGGGGTAAATTGGTCATGTCGCCTGGGGGTGAAGTGAGCAATATTCTGACAGAGAAATGGAAACGAActaaatttcaaccaaaatcaATTCGGTTGACAATAATTCACGCTCCACAAACATTTTCGTACAATTTCTACACTTCTGAGCAAACATTTTCTATACAGCACACCTCGTTCGTGTAAACAGCCATATCTCAGATGTTTGTCGTCCGATCTGTGATatcaatatatcaatcaactcagaaaTAACTTTAGTTTCTGTAAAATAATATAACAAGGGCCAATATTTCatccattttaataatatagGGGCACAAAATCTATCCATGATTTTGATATGCTCTCTAATAATCCAGAAATTCTCCTACGGTCATAACATTATTGTTGGATTATTTCAAACGGGGGAATCTTTCCGTTATTATCATTCTCCGACGCGGAAATGACAAACACTTGATCTGTTGTTTGAGGGAGAATATAATTTTCCTATCGGGAATATATAATAATAACTTATAATGATTCATAATTTCgtattaatcaattttataactatatgtatgtatgcaatcaacgttagcgacaacatcaacgatctatgggagtcgatccatagagcggtgagcacaacagcacgagaagcagtaggcactgcacagaggcgacccaggacgggttggttcgatgtggagtgtcagagagtgacagacgagaagaacgttgccagaagccggatgttggtgtcaggtacccgatcgaatagagatcggtacaaggaagcaagagcagccgaaaaacaaacccaccgcaggaagaaaaaaagagtacgaagaacaagttattagtgaggcgcaggaaaaaatggagcagaacgatatgtggaggttttatgagtctgtcaatggcgtgcggagaaagacagcgccatctcccgtcatgtgcaacgaccaacaagggaatttgctgacagataaaactgaagtggctgccaggtggaagcaacacttcgagactttgttgaatggaggaagtgacggtgcatcggtgaacagaataaatattagcgacgatggataagctgtggagtcacctacactagatgaggttcgaaaaagctgtcaaagagctgaaaacaataaggctgcggggaaggaccagctcccggctgaacttctcaaacatggcagtgagctgctttatgaagttctgcaccatattatgtcgaaaatatgggaagacgaggaaatgcctgctagctggttggacggcctcatttgccctctctttaagtgaaggcacagactggagtgcgcgaattaccgtggaataaccctccttaatttggcgtacaaaattatgtcccgtattctgttcaacagattgagaccgcttgaagagtccttcgtcggcgaatactaagcaggttttcgtgagggccgatcaacgacggatcaaatgtttaccctgagacaaatccttgataaattccgggagtacaacttgcagacacatcatctgtttattgatttcaaggcggcgtacgattcagtgaaacggaatgaattatggcaaattatgcttgaacatggttttccggcgaaactgatacggctgattcgtataacgttggacggatcgaaatcaagtgtaagggttgcggatgaaatatcgacgtcatttgttaccttagatgaattaaagcagggtgatgaactctcgaacctactgttcaatatagcgctcgagggagcgattaggagagctggtgtacaaagaagcggtaccattatcacaaaatcgcatatgattttgggatttgcggacgatatcgatatgtATCGCCGTTCCGTGGAAGAGGTTTCTCGcattttaagagggagacagcgaggattggactcacgatcaataccagcaaaacgaagtacatggtcgctggcaatcaacgtgggttcattagtggtggtggtagcgaaatggtgctggatggtgaaaaatttgaagtggtagaagaattcgtgtatcttggaacattagtgatgtgcgataatgatgttacccgcgaggtgaaaaggcgtattgcagctgcaaatagggcttattacggacttcgaaaacaaaactcgcgctgtatactactctgattcttccggttgctttatacggccatgagacatggacgttaaaggaggctgatcggagagctctctgagtgtttgagcgtaaggtgctgcggataatactcggcggtaaacaggagaacggtatctggcggcgtcgcatgaatcacgaattgttcCAGGTGTATAaaaggctggatattattaagctgatacaacacggcagactacgctgggctggtcacgttgttcgtatgccggaagaacgtcaagcgaagataatatttagtagagaacccggaagaggccgcaggcttcgtggaaggccgcgtacacgatggctttttgcagttgaagaggacctgaggacgctcaatgttcagggcgactggaagcgattggcccaggatcgagtccagtggagaaggatactccattcggcgtaggttcatcgaaaagctgtagcccatcaagtatcaagtatcaagtatgtATGTACATAATTTGCAATGCTCCGCGAGATGGGTTTGGTGAACCCCTGAAGCACGTACGCATATTGCTTTATTAGTTTTAAATAGTAAAATCGAACATTTAATCTACTCACGTTTAGTTCACGTTTGTGTTATGTTCGTATCAAAAGAACAATAAATAGTGGTAGTCCGTATTTTGGGAATAGTTCGAGAGAGACGTGGCGAGATTTAGGTTACCTAGTATATAAGGATAGTTTTTTACACCAAATATCATAGTTTTCTGTAAATATTCTCATCAATCCAGCATGTAAATAGTAGGCACTAATTTAGGTACTAAACCGGTAGATAGTCTGTT
The nucleotide sequence above comes from Armigeres subalbatus isolate Guangzhou_Male chromosome 3, GZ_Asu_2, whole genome shotgun sequence. Encoded proteins:
- the LOC134219194 gene encoding short-chain specific acyl-CoA dehydrogenase, mitochondrial-like, whose product is MFTLRNTAKLGLNLWSKRSIASLSGLSETHQMLQKTCRDFADNELVPIAAKIDREHLYPGEQVEKMGELGLMAIAVNEKYGGTGLDYLAYAIALEEISRGCASAGVIMSVNNSLYLGPIDYFGNEEQKQKYVAGYTDGKKVGCFALSEPGNGSDAGAASTVASLKSDRWVLNGTKCWITNAYEAESAVVFATTDKSLKHKGISAFIVPKGTPGFTLGKKEDKLGIRGSSTAQLIFEDCEIPKENLLGEPGFGFKIAMQTLDSGRIGIASQALGIAQASLECAVDYANKRIAFGKPISKLQAIQQKIADMSLNLESARLLTWRAAWLKDNKKPFTKEAAMGKLAASEAATFCAHQCIQILGGMGYVSDMPAERHYRDARITEIYEGTSEIQRLVIAGQVIKELSA
- the LOC134226868 gene encoding short-chain specific acyl-CoA dehydrogenase, mitochondrial-like isoform X1; amino-acid sequence: MHCTRLVTRLAGSRSWTTINNRSIACLTALSETHQMLQKTCRDFTDAELVPIAAQVDREQFYPAKQVAMAGDLGLMSIVLSEKYGGTGLDYQAYAIAIEEISRGSPVIGGTMSIHNTLYLGLLEKFGTEEQKQQFIPGYTDGKKFGCFALSEPGNGSDAGAASTTATLKGDRWVINGTKCWISGGYEAGNAILFATTDKSLKHKGISTFIVPMDSKGISRGKKEDKMGLRGSSVCQLIFEDCEIPKENLLGEPGYGFKIAMQGLDSGRIGIAAQALGIAQASLECAVDYATKRIAFGKPISKLQAIQMKIADMSLRIESARLLTWRAAWLKDNKKPFTKQAAQAKLAASETATFCSHQCIQILGGMGYVSDMPAERYYRDARITEIYEGTSEIQRLVIAGQVIKELSS
- the LOC134226868 gene encoding short-chain specific acyl-CoA dehydrogenase, mitochondrial-like isoform X2, whose translation is MHCTRLVTRLGSRSWTTINNRSIACLTALSETHQMLQKTCRDFTDAELVPIAAQVDREQFYPAKQVAMAGDLGLMSIVLSEKYGGTGLDYQAYAIAIEEISRGSPVIGGTMSIHNTLYLGLLEKFGTEEQKQQFIPGYTDGKKFGCFALSEPGNGSDAGAASTTATLKGDRWVINGTKCWISGGYEAGNAILFATTDKSLKHKGISTFIVPMDSKGISRGKKEDKMGLRGSSVCQLIFEDCEIPKENLLGEPGYGFKIAMQGLDSGRIGIAAQALGIAQASLECAVDYATKRIAFGKPISKLQAIQMKIADMSLRIESARLLTWRAAWLKDNKKPFTKQAAQAKLAASETATFCSHQCIQILGGMGYVSDMPAERYYRDARITEIYEGTSEIQRLVIAGQVIKELSS